The uncultured Methanobrevibacter sp. genome includes the window TGCGGTTCTACAATCAAAAGAATTCCTGACGTATTGGACGTTTGGATTGACTCAGGAGTTGCCGGATGGGCTTCACTTTACTATCCTGAAGAAAAGGAAAAGTTCGAAGACTGGTTCCCGTATGATTTCATTACAGAAGGTCACGACCAAACCAGAGGATGGTTCTACTCACAGCTTGGAACAGGTGTGATTTCAATGGGCAAAAGTCCGTATCAAAAGGTATTGATGCACGGATTCGTATTGGATGAAAACGGAAACAAAATGTCAAAATCATTGGGTAATGTCGTATCTCCTGAAGAAGTTATTGAAAAATACGGAGCGGACGTTCTAAGATTCTACCTCTTGTGGGCTTCAAAACCATGGGATGATCTTAAATTTGTTTGGGATGAACTTTTAAACGTCAACAAAATGATTAACATTTTATGGAATGTATATGTATTCTCAACAACCTACATGTCACTGGACAATTTCAATCCTAATGACATAACTGAAGATGATATTATTTTAAGATCTGAAGATAAATGGATTATCTCAAGGGTCAACTCACTTGTAAAAGATGTTGCACAGGATTTGGATAACTTATTCTTCCATAAGGCAACAAGAAAGATATATGACTTCATATTGGATGACTTGAGCCGCTGGTATGTAAGGCTTATCCGTGGAAGAACATGGGTTGAAAGCGATGACCCTGACAAACTGGGTGCATATTACAGCCTTTACACAGCGCTTGTTAAATTGATTTCAGTATTATGTCCGATAGCTCCTCACGTATCTGAAGAAATCTATGAAAACCTTGTTAAAGGGGTAAATCCTGAAGCGCCTGAAAGTATTCACATGCTTGACTGGGAGTATGACGCTGATGCAATCGATGAGGATTTGGAAGCAAAAATGGATGTTGCTCGTGAAGTAATTGACGCATCAATAAGAGCACGTGACATGGCACAGTACAAGCTCAGATGGCCGGTTTCAGACATCACTGTAGTATCACAGGATGAGGATGTATTGAAAGCTATCGAAGAGTTGACTGACATCATTAAAGACCAGTCAAATACCAAAGAGGTTTTATGCGCCAGTGAATTTGATAAATTATCTTTCATTGCAAAACCAAACCTCAAAATTTTAGGTCCAAAACTCAAAGGAGACATGGGTAAAGTTGTAAAAGGACTTAAAACAGCTGATGGTAATCAAATCAAAGCGGAACTTGATGCTAACGGTACAGTGACAATAGAAGGAATAGAATTGTCATCAGAAGAAGTATTATTCGACTCAGAACTTCCGGATGACTTTGTATCATCAGAATTTGAAGGCGGAAACGTATTTGTAAATACCAATGTCACACTGGAAATCAGACAGGAAGCTATGGCTCGTGAACTGATTAGAAGAATTCAGGACATGAGAAAAGACTTGGATTTAGATGTTGAAGCAGACATCAATGTCGATGTTGAAACATCACCGGAATTCAAGGATCTGATTGTACCGCAATCCGAAGTCATTGCTCATGAAGTAAGAGCCAAAAGCTTAATTATAACAGACACTGAAGAGTGCAGTAAAGATTCTAAAGATTATACCAAAGAATGGGATATTGAAGGAGAAAAAGTAATAATTTCAATTAAAAATTAAGGGTGTTTAACATGACTTTAGCTGATTCTGAAATTGAATATATTGAAGGAATCCTCGGCAGGAAAATGAATGAACTCGAAGAAGGTATGCTTGATGTAATGTTTTCAGAACATTGCTCATACAAAAGCAGCAGACCATTCTTAAGAGCATTTCCAACCGAAGGGGAAAATATCATTTTAGGTCCTGGAGACGATGCAGGTCTTGTAAGTGTAACTGATAAATATGCATTGGCTGTCGGAATGGAATCTCACAACCATCCATCAGCTATTGAACCTTATGGTGGAGCCGGAACAGGTATTGGAGGAATTTTAAGGGATATCATTTCCATGGGAGCAATGCCTATTGCACTTCTTGATTCCTTAAGATTCGGTCCTCTTGAAGAAGATGAAAAATCAAGATACCTATTTGAACATGTCGTTAAAGGAATTTCCGATTACGGAAACCGTGTTGGAGTTCCAACCGTTGCAGGTGAAATAGAATTTGATGAATCATTCAGAACAAATCCTCTTGTTAATGTAATGTGTGTAGGACTTGTTGAAAAAGATAAGATTGTAAGGGCTCAGGCACCAAACATAGGCGATGTATTCCTTCTTATGGGAGGAACCACAGGACGTGACGGAATTCACGGAGTAACATTTGCATCAGAAGAGCTTACATCAGACTCTGAAACAGAAGACAGGCCTGCAGTACAGGTGGCTGATCCGTTTACCAAAAAAAGGGTACTTGAAGCATCACTGGAAATACTTGAAAAAATCAATGTCAGCGGTGTTAAGGACTTAGGTGGTGGAGGTCTTACCTGCTGTATTTCAGAGCTTGTAGATTCATCACAAAATGGAGCACGTGTTGATTTAAGGGAAATCCCTTTAAGGGAAACCGGAATGACTCCCTATGAAATCATGCTTTCAGAGTCCCAGGAAAGAATGGTATTTGTCATAAATCCTAATGATGTTGAACTTGCACAAAAAATCTGCGATAAACATGAAATCGTATCATCAGTAATTGGTGAGGTAATTGATGGAAACAACATGATTATTTCAGATAAAGGAGATGAAATTGCAAACCTTCCAACTATTTTATTAGCAGATCCTCCTTCAATTGACAGGCCAATAGCTGAAATTCCAGAAGATACTCAAAAAGTGGAACTTAAAGAGCCTGGAGTTTATGAATCATTGCCGAAATTGTTATCCAGCCCGAATATAGCTTCAAAGGAATGGGTTTACAAACAGTACGACCATGAAGTTCAGGTAAGGACAGTTGTTAAACCTGGTGATGATGCTGCAGTACTCAGAATCGATGAGGATACAGCTATTGCACTTACAACTGATTCCAATACAATTCATACTAAATTGTCTCCATTTGATGGAGCTGCAGGATGTGTTGCAGAAGCAATACGTAACGTTATTTCAATGGGAGCAACTCCATATGCTGTCGTTGACTGTCTTAACTTCGGAAACCCTGAAACTCCTGAAATCCTATGGCAATTCAAGACAGCTATTGAAGGTATGAGTCTTGTAGCTGAAAACTTCAATGCCCCTGTAATCAGCGGTAATGTAAGTTTCTACAATGAAACTGAAGGAATTAAAATCAATCCGACCCCTGCAGTTGGTGTTATCGGTGTTGAAAACATCAAAAACATAAGAACCATGGACTTCAAAAACGAAGGGGACAAAATCATTTTAATAGGTAAAACCTATGATGAGTTAACCGGTTCTGAATATCACAGAACTATCCATAATTTAGAGATAGGAACTGCTCCAAGAATCAGAATAGATGAAGAAGTAGCTAACGGTCAGACAGTATTGAAATTAATCGACGAGGATGCAGACAACAATATTACAGCAGTTCACGACGTATCTGCAGGAGGACTTGCAGTAGCACTATCTGAAATGGTCATCAAATCAGGCCTTGGATGTGACGTTGAGCTGGTTGACGATGAACTTGATAAAATCCAATTGTTATACTCAGAAAGCCATGCAAGATACTTATTAACAGTTAAAGCTGATGCAGCTGAAGATATCTTATCAAAAATCGATGTTGAAGCACAAATCATTGGTGAGGTAAAAGGCACTTCATTAAATGTAAACGGTCATGAATTTAGTTTTGAAGATTTGGATAATGCATATCATGGGGTTATTGAAAAATACATGGCATAAATAACTTGGGGGAGTTTAAAAACATGTTCTTGTCAAAATTGGATTCAGTGAAAAATGCTTCAAAGTTAATAAGTGATAATCAGAAATTGACAGATATTGAAGAAATTTCTATTTATGATGCTCACAAAAGAGTTTTGGCTGAAGATATAATGGCATTTCACGATTCACCTCCATTTGATAAATCTGCAATGGATGGATTTGCATTGATTGCAGAGGATACTTTTGGAGCAGGTCAATCCGCACCAAAGGAATTTAAAATCATTGATGCAATTGGTGCAGGAGATTTTTCAACCAAAACTGTTAAGAATGGTGAAGCTATTGTAATAGCTACAGGAGCTCCGATTCCAGAGGGAGCAAATGCTGTTTTAATGAAGGAGTACACCACTGAAGATGGGGATGATTTAACAATTTACTCTCAGGTAACTCCTGGTGAAAATGTTTCTCCCAAATCTGAAGACATAGAAAAAGGTCAAAAAATTCTTGATAAAAATACTTTCATCAGATATCAGGAATTGGGATTGATAGCTTCAGCAGGTTATGATACTGTGAAGGTTTTCAAAAAGCCTAAAGTAAAACTTATTAT containing:
- the purL gene encoding phosphoribosylformylglycinamidine synthase subunit PurL — encoded protein: MTLADSEIEYIEGILGRKMNELEEGMLDVMFSEHCSYKSSRPFLRAFPTEGENIILGPGDDAGLVSVTDKYALAVGMESHNHPSAIEPYGGAGTGIGGILRDIISMGAMPIALLDSLRFGPLEEDEKSRYLFEHVVKGISDYGNRVGVPTVAGEIEFDESFRTNPLVNVMCVGLVEKDKIVRAQAPNIGDVFLLMGGTTGRDGIHGVTFASEELTSDSETEDRPAVQVADPFTKKRVLEASLEILEKINVSGVKDLGGGGLTCCISELVDSSQNGARVDLREIPLRETGMTPYEIMLSESQERMVFVINPNDVELAQKICDKHEIVSSVIGEVIDGNNMIISDKGDEIANLPTILLADPPSIDRPIAEIPEDTQKVELKEPGVYESLPKLLSSPNIASKEWVYKQYDHEVQVRTVVKPGDDAAVLRIDEDTAIALTTDSNTIHTKLSPFDGAAGCVAEAIRNVISMGATPYAVVDCLNFGNPETPEILWQFKTAIEGMSLVAENFNAPVISGNVSFYNETEGIKINPTPAVGVIGVENIKNIRTMDFKNEGDKIILIGKTYDELTGSEYHRTIHNLEIGTAPRIRIDEEVANGQTVLKLIDEDADNNITAVHDVSAGGLAVALSEMVIKSGLGCDVELVDDELDKIQLLYSESHARYLLTVKADAAEDILSKIDVEAQIIGEVKGTSLNVNGHEFSFEDLDNAYHGVIEKYMA
- the ileS gene encoding isoleucine--tRNA ligase, translating into MPIKEAEKSYDHDKIEKKVQKFWKQEETFKKVNELREQGPRYSFLDGPPYCSGKIHLGTAWNKVIKDSYLRYKSMNGFALRRQAGWDMHGLPIENKVEHLMDIQSKQEIEEIGIDKFVDKCREFALENKVAMEEQFDQLGVWMDWDDPYMTLDPKYMESSWWTLKRANEQNLLVNDQRVISWCPHCGTALAAAEIEYEEKVDPSIFIKFPVQGEENTYFLVWTTTPWTLPANLAICVNPEFDYVYVSKDGETYILAENLMEDVLGKRIKIHRTKIPAESEDEEDKILEEEEVMYEIIKTVKGSDLVGLSYDYILADEIPKQMEFDSEIEKIHTILPGDHVELGEGTGLVHTAPGHGPDDFEIGQKFGLPIFCPVGEDGCFTDDAGKYDGKFTKKENDQIIGDLQAKNLMYRVETIEHRYGVCWRCKTPIIYRATKQWFLKVTEIKEKMLDEIDKVEWVPKWAGEGRFHDWVDNARDWTISRQRYWGIPIPIWECPDCGELKVIGSLDELKKESLNEISVSDSELIHRPYVDEVEVKCDKCGSTIKRIPDVLDVWIDSGVAGWASLYYPEEKEKFEDWFPYDFITEGHDQTRGWFYSQLGTGVISMGKSPYQKVLMHGFVLDENGNKMSKSLGNVVSPEEVIEKYGADVLRFYLLWASKPWDDLKFVWDELLNVNKMINILWNVYVFSTTYMSLDNFNPNDITEDDIILRSEDKWIISRVNSLVKDVAQDLDNLFFHKATRKIYDFILDDLSRWYVRLIRGRTWVESDDPDKLGAYYSLYTALVKLISVLCPIAPHVSEEIYENLVKGVNPEAPESIHMLDWEYDADAIDEDLEAKMDVAREVIDASIRARDMAQYKLRWPVSDITVVSQDEDVLKAIEELTDIIKDQSNTKEVLCASEFDKLSFIAKPNLKILGPKLKGDMGKVVKGLKTADGNQIKAELDANGTVTIEGIELSSEEVLFDSELPDDFVSSEFEGGNVFVNTNVTLEIRQEAMARELIRRIQDMRKDLDLDVEADINVDVETSPEFKDLIVPQSEVIAHEVRAKSLIITDTEECSKDSKDYTKEWDIEGEKVIISIKN